One Antarctobacter heliothermus DNA segment encodes these proteins:
- a CDS encoding aldo/keto reductase: MLRRALGKGGPEVSALGIGAMSFAGFYGAASEASSHAVLDAALDAGVDHIDTANVYGMGKSEEIIGRFLKRYQDKGKIPFRIATKASITRDPDTGARSFDNSAAHLESELDRSLKRLGLERVDLFYVHRRDPRLEIEEVTQTLARLVQKGKIGAFGFSEIAPTSLRRAAAVHPVAAVQSEYSLQTRLPELGLLQACAELGTALVAFSPVGRGLLTDTPPTSARVEAAPFLKANPRFAGDALDRNIEASKPLRELAAEAGYPTATLAIAWVLSQGRIVHAIPGTRSPGHLHDLVRGASMMLGDDLKAEIEARLPVGWIHGARYSADQSIGPEDYC, encoded by the coding sequence ATGTTGCGCAGGGCGCTGGGAAAAGGCGGGCCAGAGGTATCGGCGCTGGGCATTGGGGCGATGTCCTTTGCCGGGTTTTACGGTGCGGCCAGTGAGGCAAGCAGCCACGCGGTTCTGGACGCGGCGCTGGATGCGGGGGTCGATCACATCGACACCGCCAATGTCTATGGCATGGGCAAGTCCGAAGAGATCATAGGCCGGTTCCTGAAGCGCTATCAGGACAAGGGCAAGATCCCGTTCCGCATCGCCACCAAAGCCTCTATCACCCGCGACCCGGACACCGGGGCGCGCAGTTTCGACAACTCTGCCGCCCATCTGGAGTCGGAACTGGACCGCAGCCTGAAACGGCTGGGGCTGGAGCGGGTCGATCTGTTCTATGTCCATCGCCGCGATCCCCGGTTGGAAATCGAAGAGGTGACGCAGACGCTGGCGCGGCTGGTTCAGAAGGGCAAGATCGGCGCATTCGGATTTTCCGAGATTGCGCCCACCAGCCTGCGCCGGGCCGCTGCCGTGCATCCGGTGGCCGCCGTGCAGTCGGAATATTCGTTGCAGACGCGGCTGCCAGAGCTGGGTTTGTTGCAGGCCTGCGCCGAGTTGGGTACCGCTTTGGTCGCGTTTTCGCCGGTCGGGCGTGGCTTGCTGACGGACACACCTCCCACGTCTGCGCGGGTCGAGGCGGCACCGTTTCTCAAGGCCAATCCACGGTTCGCCGGTGACGCGCTGGACCGCAACATCGAGGCCAGCAAACCGCTGCGCGAACTGGCCGCCGAGGCGGGCTATCCCACGGCGACGCTGGCCATCGCATGGGTGTTGTCACAGGGACGCATCGTACACGCCATCCCCGGCACCCGCAGCCCCGGCCACCTGCACGATCTGGTGCGCGGGGCCAGCATGATGCTGGGCGACGACCTGAAGGCAGAGATAGAGGCGCGCCTGCCGGTGGGCTGGATTCACGGCGCACGCTATTCTGCGGATCAATCCATCGGCCCTGAAGATTATTGCTGA
- a CDS encoding enoyl-CoA hydratase/isomerase family protein, whose amino-acid sequence MTDDLILWQKDPDDAFVTLVMNRPEKMNAMDQQLGDALEAAILRAVKDPDVRAIILTGAGRAFTSGFDLGGEDFEMDADQWRADIGENMRRLGVIREVPIPIIAAVNGYALAGGLELMMCCDMVVVAEDAQLGEPEVRHVSAPPTLMLPWTVPMLHARYLMYTGDLIDGKEAARIHLANKAVPLSELKAETERLARKCARMPGTAIKYAKAALNHMQQTAGLESSWSYNRETTAILHGTEEGKHWMRLLKEKSLREFLDTRDGPFRELD is encoded by the coding sequence ATGACTGACGACCTTATTTTGTGGCAAAAAGATCCGGACGATGCCTTTGTGACCCTCGTCATGAACCGCCCTGAAAAGATGAACGCGATGGATCAACAGCTTGGTGACGCGCTGGAGGCGGCGATCCTGCGCGCGGTCAAGGATCCCGATGTGCGCGCCATAATCCTGACGGGTGCCGGGCGGGCCTTTACCTCCGGTTTTGATCTTGGCGGCGAAGATTTTGAGATGGACGCCGATCAGTGGCGCGCCGACATTGGCGAAAACATGCGTCGGCTCGGGGTGATCCGCGAGGTTCCGATTCCGATCATCGCTGCGGTCAATGGCTATGCCTTGGCGGGCGGTTTGGAGTTGATGATGTGTTGCGACATGGTTGTCGTCGCTGAAGATGCCCAATTGGGCGAGCCGGAAGTGCGCCATGTCTCTGCACCGCCAACCTTGATGTTGCCATGGACCGTGCCGATGCTTCATGCCCGCTATCTGATGTACACGGGTGATCTGATCGACGGGAAAGAGGCCGCACGCATCCACCTTGCCAACAAGGCAGTCCCGCTGTCCGAGCTTAAAGCAGAGACAGAGCGTCTGGCACGCAAATGTGCCCGCATGCCGGGAACGGCGATAAAATACGCAAAGGCGGCTCTAAATCATATGCAACAGACTGCCGGCCTCGAATCTTCATGGTCCTACAATCGCGAAACCACTGCGATCTTGCACGGAACGGAAGAAGGCAAACACTGGATGCGCCTGCTCAAGGAAAAGTCCTTGCGCGAGTTTCTGGACACGCGCGATGGCCCCTTTCGCGAACTGGATTAA
- a CDS encoding indolepyruvate ferredoxin oxidoreductase family protein, which yields MSLHQSLDVDERLSCAKGTVFLSGVQVLARLALDQSRADRARGLKTGGYVSGYRGSPLAGLDRELMRLSAEFAAHDVQFHPAVNEDLAATAIWGTQQLAQNPTRRLDGVFGLWYGKGPGLDRSMDAVRHGAAYGASPLGGVVMLVGDDHAASSSTVAHQSDAMLAAAHVPVLHPTTLQNLRLLGRAAIEISRQSGAWVALKCQTELMEISGSIDLDEELPPTLLGTSEPDPALHTAVIEMPPMAELRIAPRIAAVQRLVAEAGLDRITTEAPNATIGIIATGKASIDLNGALLALGLSPEDAGIRIYRPALVWPLEPTGALRFASGLKQILVVEEKDAFVETQLRALLSERLSSAMPQIMGKRDATGEVLLPATGALDPQLIATAVARFLGRDAPAPAKQTLAVPTLPRRRPFFCAGCPHNSSTNLPEGSRAFAGIGCHSMVIGTGRNTDGFTQMGAEGVVWLGQSPFCDENHVFVNMGDGTYFHSGLLAIRAAVAAKVNATYKVLFNDAVAMTGGQTHDGTLTPGAIGAQIQAEGVRHVAIVSDDPARTRASGLPPGVKIHHRDMLDRVSQEMRDTPGITAIVYDQTCATELRRRRKRGKAPVPTERIAINSDVCEGCGDCTLVSNCVAVEPRETWKGLKRQINQSTCNTDKSCLGGFCPSFVTITNGATQKPEISGIETRLAGAILPQPALTMDRPADILIAGIGGTGVLTMSAILGMAAHLSNQSVTLLDQSGLAQKNGAVRSHVRIGHPDIQNQPARLTAGSASLLIAADVFTAADPNAIGVIGPQTAIIANGSAPPPVEFLSDRNVETGPEAAIGVLKSAGRSFCQIDAQHLAVQLIGSGAFANVILVGAAWQSGAIPLSQDALEQAITLNGVAVRQNLLAFAIGRAAVAAPDLLTPAEQLGDDADLATRRHKFLTAFQSTAWADRHAALVRAVAEAETPLVGAPGALTEAVSKTAFRLMTYKDEYEVARLLSSDEFVEEIRREHGPEAKVTYHLAPPLLAWRRDSRGRPAKMRFGSWLGTPLRLLARFKGLRGTAFDPFGHSLERRTERALVDRYERTIRAILPSLSPDTRDMAYQIALMPGNVRGFGPVKHDGLVAAGETLDQMLDAYLDQAKKPANAPGKVKRKPEKEGAL from the coding sequence ATGTCATTGCATCAATCTCTTGATGTTGACGAAAGGCTGTCTTGCGCAAAAGGCACTGTCTTTCTCAGCGGAGTACAGGTTCTGGCGCGACTCGCGCTGGATCAAAGTCGCGCCGACAGGGCTCGCGGGCTCAAGACCGGTGGCTATGTCTCGGGCTATCGGGGCTCTCCGTTGGCGGGGCTGGACCGGGAATTGATGCGCCTTTCCGCAGAATTTGCTGCGCATGACGTCCAATTTCACCCAGCCGTGAACGAGGATCTCGCCGCGACTGCGATATGGGGCACGCAGCAACTGGCGCAGAACCCTACACGCCGTCTGGATGGTGTGTTTGGCCTTTGGTATGGCAAGGGGCCGGGGCTTGATCGGTCAATGGATGCTGTGCGTCACGGCGCTGCATATGGGGCCTCACCTCTTGGTGGTGTCGTGATGTTGGTCGGAGATGACCACGCCGCATCCTCCTCAACCGTGGCGCATCAAAGTGATGCGATGCTCGCGGCTGCACATGTGCCGGTCCTGCATCCGACAACCCTGCAGAATTTACGCCTTCTCGGGCGCGCCGCAATAGAGATTAGCCGCCAATCCGGTGCTTGGGTGGCGCTGAAGTGCCAAACCGAACTGATGGAAATTTCTGGCTCCATCGACTTGGACGAGGAATTGCCACCGACCCTTCTTGGCACCTCAGAACCCGATCCCGCACTGCACACCGCGGTCATCGAAATGCCGCCTATGGCCGAATTGCGCATCGCACCGCGCATTGCTGCCGTGCAAAGGCTGGTGGCAGAGGCCGGACTGGACCGGATCACGACCGAGGCGCCGAATGCGACCATCGGCATCATCGCGACCGGCAAGGCCTCGATCGATCTGAACGGCGCACTCCTCGCTCTGGGCCTCTCGCCCGAAGACGCAGGCATCCGCATCTACCGTCCGGCACTGGTCTGGCCGCTGGAACCTACAGGTGCGCTGCGGTTTGCTTCCGGCCTGAAACAAATTCTGGTGGTCGAAGAAAAAGACGCCTTTGTTGAAACTCAACTGCGCGCCCTTCTGTCAGAACGGTTGAGCAGCGCCATGCCGCAAATTATGGGCAAACGCGACGCCACCGGAGAGGTCCTTTTGCCTGCGACCGGGGCGCTTGATCCACAATTGATCGCAACCGCCGTCGCCCGTTTTCTTGGGCGGGACGCTCCGGCGCCGGCGAAACAGACCTTGGCCGTCCCCACTCTGCCGCGCCGTCGCCCGTTCTTTTGCGCCGGTTGCCCGCACAACAGCTCGACCAATCTGCCCGAGGGCAGCCGCGCTTTTGCGGGTATTGGCTGTCATTCGATGGTGATCGGCACCGGACGCAACACCGACGGTTTCACCCAAATGGGTGCCGAAGGGGTGGTATGGCTTGGCCAATCGCCCTTTTGCGATGAAAACCATGTGTTTGTGAACATGGGCGACGGCACCTATTTTCACTCTGGCCTGCTGGCGATCCGTGCCGCTGTCGCCGCAAAAGTGAACGCAACCTACAAGGTGCTGTTCAACGACGCCGTCGCAATGACGGGCGGCCAGACACATGACGGAACCCTGACGCCCGGCGCAATCGGCGCACAGATCCAAGCCGAAGGCGTGCGCCACGTCGCCATCGTTTCGGACGATCCGGCCCGCACCCGCGCATCTGGCCTGCCGCCCGGTGTGAAAATCCATCACCGGGATATGCTGGATCGCGTCAGCCAAGAGATGCGCGACACGCCGGGCATAACCGCTATCGTCTATGATCAGACCTGCGCGACCGAGTTGCGCCGCCGCCGCAAGCGCGGAAAGGCCCCGGTTCCAACAGAACGCATCGCGATCAACTCTGACGTTTGCGAGGGCTGCGGCGACTGCACCCTGGTCTCTAACTGCGTCGCGGTAGAACCACGCGAAACGTGGAAGGGCCTTAAGCGCCAGATAAATCAATCCACCTGCAACACTGACAAAAGTTGCCTCGGCGGATTTTGCCCCAGCTTTGTCACCATCACCAATGGCGCGACGCAAAAGCCCGAAATATCCGGCATAGAGACACGACTTGCCGGGGCCATACTCCCGCAGCCGGCCCTCACTATGGACAGGCCCGCCGATATCTTGATTGCGGGGATCGGGGGCACCGGCGTGCTGACGATGTCTGCAATTCTCGGCATGGCGGCGCATTTGTCCAACCAGTCTGTGACCTTGCTGGATCAATCAGGTCTTGCGCAAAAGAATGGCGCGGTGCGCTCGCATGTGCGTATTGGCCACCCTGACATACAGAACCAACCCGCCCGGCTGACCGCCGGATCGGCCAGCCTGCTGATCGCCGCTGATGTCTTTACTGCTGCCGATCCGAATGCCATTGGCGTGATCGGGCCTCAAACGGCGATCATCGCCAATGGCTCTGCCCCACCGCCGGTGGAATTTTTGTCCGACCGCAATGTCGAAACCGGTCCTGAGGCCGCAATTGGCGTTCTCAAATCAGCCGGGCGCTCTTTCTGCCAGATAGATGCCCAGCATCTCGCCGTGCAGTTGATTGGGAGTGGGGCATTCGCCAACGTCATTCTTGTGGGGGCCGCATGGCAAAGTGGAGCCATCCCCCTCAGCCAGGACGCTCTTGAACAGGCTATCACGTTGAATGGCGTTGCCGTGCGTCAAAATCTTTTGGCCTTTGCGATTGGTCGTGCCGCAGTGGCAGCACCCGACCTGTTGACGCCCGCCGAACAATTGGGCGATGACGCCGACCTCGCAACGCGTCGGCACAAGTTTCTCACGGCTTTTCAGAGTACGGCCTGGGCGGACCGTCATGCCGCATTGGTGCGTGCGGTCGCAGAGGCCGAAACCCCCCTTGTTGGCGCACCCGGCGCACTGACCGAGGCAGTCTCTAAAACCGCCTTTCGCCTGATGACGTACAAAGACGAATACGAGGTGGCGCGTCTTCTCTCCTCGGATGAGTTTGTCGAAGAAATTCGCCGCGAACACGGGCCCGAGGCCAAGGTCACCTACCACCTCGCACCGCCGTTGTTGGCATGGCGCCGCGACTCTCGTGGGCGTCCGGCAAAAATGCGTTTCGGGTCATGGTTGGGTACGCCGCTACGGCTGCTCGCGCGTTTCAAGGGATTGCGCGGCACCGCTTTTGACCCCTTCGGCCATAGCCTAGAGCGTCGGACGGAACGCGCCCTGGTCGACCGGTACGAGCGCACGATCCGCGCCATTCTACCCTCTCTCAGCCCTGACACGCGTGACATGGCCTACCAAATCGCACTGATGCCCGGAAATGTGCGTGGATTTGGCCCGGTAAAGCACGATGGCCTCGTGGCTGCTGGAGAAACGCTCGATCAGATGCTCGACGCATATCTGGACCAGGCCAAAAAGCCCGCAAACGCACCAGGAAAAGTTAAACGCAAACCCGAAAAGGAAGGTGCGCTATGA
- a CDS encoding pyridoxal phosphate-dependent aminotransferase, translated as MTTTDAPIAPRPYVTGKTQTVVKPVVGIDVSKAVNLATNESVHGPATGVAEAVAAAGANVHRYADVGCRDMRAAISGHFGIEADRIICGNGSEEILDMAGRVYARPGDEILYPAHSFLQFSIVAYRIGATAVEAPLGPDFTVDVEALLAAVTPRTRIVFLANPNNPTGVPVPAADVRKLAARLRPDILLVLDCAYAEFADQEAADDAIHLARTFPNVLVTRTFSKAYGMAGLRCGWGYGPRVLIAALDNMRGIGNLNGPAQAAAAVAIQAQDHVQRVVEHAIEQREYLERRLAEAHFDVLRSATNFVFARIPRDSAISAADCVTVLAKNGYLIRANEDYGLPDHLRISVGHHSDMVRVADILASATRGNGRGEEALT; from the coding sequence ATGACCACCACGGACGCCCCGATTGCGCCACGGCCCTATGTCACCGGCAAAACCCAAACCGTTGTCAAACCGGTGGTCGGGATAGACGTATCCAAAGCCGTAAACCTTGCTACGAACGAGAGTGTTCACGGCCCTGCAACCGGCGTGGCCGAAGCCGTTGCTGCCGCTGGCGCCAATGTTCACCGCTATGCGGACGTGGGTTGCCGCGACATGCGCGCCGCAATCTCGGGCCATTTCGGGATCGAAGCAGACCGCATCATCTGCGGCAACGGGTCTGAGGAAATTCTCGACATGGCGGGGCGCGTCTATGCGCGTCCGGGCGACGAAATCCTTTATCCGGCACATTCCTTCCTGCAATTCTCCATCGTTGCCTACCGCATCGGTGCGACAGCGGTTGAGGCCCCGCTTGGCCCAGATTTCACCGTTGATGTAGAGGCGCTGCTGGCCGCCGTTACACCGCGCACCCGCATCGTGTTTCTGGCAAATCCCAACAACCCGACCGGCGTGCCCGTTCCCGCTGCGGATGTGCGCAAACTCGCCGCGCGTTTGCGCCCTGACATTCTGCTGGTGCTCGATTGCGCCTATGCAGAATTCGCGGATCAAGAGGCAGCAGATGATGCAATTCACCTCGCCCGCACTTTTCCCAACGTTCTCGTAACTCGCACTTTCTCAAAGGCTTACGGAATGGCAGGGCTGCGCTGCGGCTGGGGGTACGGCCCACGCGTTCTAATTGCAGCACTCGACAACATGCGCGGAATCGGCAACCTCAACGGTCCGGCACAGGCCGCCGCCGCCGTCGCAATTCAAGCACAGGACCATGTGCAGCGCGTTGTCGAACACGCGATCGAACAACGCGAATATCTGGAACGGCGCCTCGCAGAAGCACACTTTGACGTGCTCCGAAGCGCGACCAATTTTGTCTTTGCCCGCATCCCGCGTGATTCTGCCATTTCGGCGGCCGACTGCGTCACCGTTCTGGCGAAAAACGGCTATCTGATCCGCGCCAACGAGGATTACGGCCTGCCTGATCATTTGCGTATTTCGGTCGGCCACCACAGCGACATGGTGCGCGTCGCCGATATCCTTGCCTCCGCGACACGCGGCAATGGCCGTGGAGAGGAGGCGCTGACATGA
- a CDS encoding ABC transporter substrate-binding protein, protein MTRLPRRTTLSFVAAAALATFAGISPAVAQDTVDIGVIANLTGSNVLPSVNLVRGAEAAAKAINADGGINGAQINLIIEDSEYRVQEALNAATKLYDVDGVQSAIMFGGSNLMIPVAEMARDKGRVLINVSSSSPTLADFTGTLFSVLPLDNIVGKALGEWTYDRGVRKAAFVVPNNAFGTGLMEAAAAAFTAKGGEVATKVAYTEGQPDYRAEVQSVVQTGPDAIIVTGYGDDSHKWFRLARTLGLDVPWYAAYPSILSIENPEWMDGKLFGIDNGGLNQGPAKAAVEAYKAEHGEDMLAHYLYAYDAIGILAAAMKAEGTDAADISAALPGVVPTYEALTGKIVWDEKNQRIDPPLDLIEYKDGQFMSMD, encoded by the coding sequence ATGACCAGACTGCCTAGAAGAACCACACTATCATTCGTCGCAGCCGCGGCGCTTGCAACGTTTGCCGGCATCAGCCCGGCTGTTGCGCAAGACACAGTTGACATCGGTGTCATTGCCAACCTCACCGGATCGAATGTCCTTCCCAGCGTCAATCTCGTTCGTGGGGCAGAAGCTGCGGCCAAGGCGATCAATGCCGACGGTGGCATCAACGGCGCGCAGATCAATCTCATCATCGAGGATTCGGAATACCGGGTTCAGGAGGCGTTGAATGCCGCGACAAAGCTGTATGATGTCGATGGCGTCCAGTCCGCAATTATGTTCGGTGGCTCCAACCTGATGATCCCGGTCGCCGAAATGGCCCGCGACAAGGGCCGTGTCCTGATCAACGTCTCTTCGTCCTCGCCGACCCTCGCGGATTTCACCGGCACCCTGTTCAGCGTTCTGCCGCTCGACAATATCGTCGGCAAGGCGCTCGGAGAGTGGACCTATGATCGCGGCGTCCGCAAAGCTGCCTTTGTCGTGCCGAACAACGCCTTCGGCACCGGATTGATGGAAGCTGCAGCCGCAGCCTTTACCGCGAAGGGTGGAGAGGTGGCCACCAAGGTCGCTTACACCGAAGGTCAGCCAGACTACCGCGCCGAGGTCCAGTCCGTTGTTCAAACCGGACCCGATGCGATCATCGTCACCGGGTATGGCGACGACTCCCATAAATGGTTCCGCCTCGCGCGCACCCTTGGCCTCGATGTGCCATGGTATGCCGCGTATCCCTCCATTCTCTCGATTGAAAATCCCGAGTGGATGGACGGAAAGCTCTTTGGTATCGACAACGGTGGCCTGAACCAAGGTCCAGCCAAGGCAGCGGTTGAAGCCTATAAGGCAGAGCACGGCGAAGACATGCTCGCGCATTACCTTTATGCCTATGACGCGATCGGCATTCTCGCCGCCGCAATGAAGGCTGAAGGCACCGATGCCGCAGACATATCCGCGGCTCTGCCTGGTGTTGTCCCGACCTATGAAGCCCTGACAGGCAAGATCGTCTGGGATGAAAAGAACCAGCGCATCGACCCGCCGCTTGACCTGATCGAATACAAAGACGGTCAGTTCATGAGTATGGACTAA
- a CDS encoding branched-chain amino acid ABC transporter permease, with protein MQVIVNSMIYASQIAVIALGVSMCYSILRFTNFAQIQYAVVGGYLLYVLSALLGLPILPAAILAMAGTGLLAVAIDMLVFAKMREATAESKMIASWGVALFIRSVIAAIFGGSALYIETNISLLPLSGVFITSLDIFVVLASLGSMVVLHLALVRTRLGTALRAMSSNLGLSRARGIPTETMIRLMWFIVGAFAAMGGILVALQTQLTPNMDLSILLPVFAAVAIGGMSNIFGAVAGAFLLSFTQNVLIAIDFGSLLGGNPWYLPAQFKDLVAVTALVIVLMANLQGRLARWGKATA; from the coding sequence GTGCAGGTCATCGTCAATTCCATGATCTATGCGAGCCAGATCGCCGTCATCGCCCTTGGCGTATCGATGTGCTATTCAATTCTTCGCTTCACGAATTTCGCTCAGATCCAATACGCTGTCGTCGGCGGTTATCTGCTTTATGTTTTGAGCGCGCTGCTTGGTCTCCCGATCCTGCCCGCGGCAATTCTGGCCATGGCCGGTACCGGACTTTTGGCTGTTGCCATCGACATGCTGGTCTTTGCCAAGATGCGCGAGGCCACAGCGGAGTCGAAGATGATCGCCTCTTGGGGTGTCGCTCTGTTCATCCGCTCGGTCATCGCGGCGATCTTTGGCGGTTCCGCGCTGTATATCGAAACGAACATCAGCCTCTTGCCCCTGTCCGGCGTTTTCATCACATCGCTGGATATCTTCGTCGTTCTCGCATCGCTTGGCAGTATGGTTGTTCTGCACCTTGCGCTGGTACGCACGCGCCTTGGCACAGCTTTGCGCGCCATGTCGAGCAACCTCGGCCTGTCGCGCGCGCGGGGCATCCCAACCGAGACAATGATCCGCCTCATGTGGTTCATCGTTGGCGCATTTGCGGCGATGGGTGGCATCCTTGTCGCGCTTCAGACACAGCTCACGCCCAACATGGATCTGTCGATCCTGCTGCCGGTCTTTGCGGCCGTCGCCATCGGCGGGATGAGCAATATTTTTGGCGCGGTTGCCGGGGCCTTCTTGTTGTCCTTCACCCAAAACGTGCTCATCGCCATCGACTTTGGCTCTCTCTTGGGCGGCAACCCTTGGTATCTGCCCGCACAATTCAAGGATCTGGTCGCGGTCACAGCATTGGTCATCGTCCTCATGGCAAACCTTCAGGGTCGATTGGCCCGCTGGGGAAAGGCGACAGCATGA
- a CDS encoding branched-chain amino acid ABC transporter permease — translation MIEFLIYMGTIAGIWAVLAISLNLQFGITGLVNFGQVLPFAIGAYGAGIATRHELGIPAGVLISLIAAPVFGALVVWPARRMAQDYWALITLGLAEIFRLLMMNVPALGGGVYGLSVTRMPGWSISFSLTLALLAVAYVISERVIRSPLGRMLNVIREDEILASTLGRDPFRYQRSIVMLSWVLAGLAGNLYAHVTGYVHESSFMVIETFVIWTAMILGGAGRTIGVIAGAFFVQALTTSTRFIAQWTDLPSDVVANLRLALVGLVLVLMIVYRPAGIFAERRARHVAED, via the coding sequence ATGATCGAATTCCTGATCTATATGGGCACCATCGCGGGCATTTGGGCCGTCTTGGCCATAAGTCTCAACCTGCAATTCGGGATCACCGGTCTCGTGAACTTTGGTCAGGTCCTACCCTTCGCAATCGGCGCGTATGGTGCCGGAATCGCGACCCGCCACGAATTGGGCATTCCGGCGGGGGTCTTGATCAGCCTGATCGCTGCCCCTGTGTTTGGCGCTCTGGTGGTTTGGCCCGCGCGCCGCATGGCACAGGATTACTGGGCGCTGATCACCCTTGGCCTCGCTGAAATATTCCGCCTGCTGATGATGAATGTTCCTGCCCTCGGCGGCGGAGTCTACGGCCTCTCGGTCACACGGATGCCGGGCTGGAGCATCTCGTTCAGCCTGACACTGGCCCTGCTCGCGGTCGCCTATGTCATCTCGGAACGTGTCATAAGATCTCCGCTTGGACGCATGCTGAATGTCATCCGGGAGGATGAAATCCTAGCCTCCACCCTCGGGCGTGATCCATTCCGCTATCAACGCAGTATCGTAATGCTCTCTTGGGTGCTCGCGGGTCTGGCAGGCAACCTCTATGCCCATGTTACCGGCTATGTGCATGAATCGTCCTTCATGGTGATCGAGACGTTTGTAATCTGGACCGCAATGATCCTTGGCGGTGCCGGACGCACCATCGGCGTCATCGCGGGCGCGTTCTTTGTTCAGGCGCTTACCACTTCGACGCGGTTCATCGCACAATGGACAGATCTTCCATCAGACGTTGTCGCCAACCTACGTCTGGCACTCGTCGGGTTGGTGTTGGTGTTGATGATCGTCTACCGCCCTGCCGGTATTTTTGCGGAACGGAGGGCGCGCCATGTCGCTGAAGATTAA
- a CDS encoding ABC transporter ATP-binding protein, with amino-acid sequence MSLKIKNLTVRFGGQTAVDDVSLDVPAGQITGLVGPNGSGKSTVMNAATGVLVPDRGSIHIKDKLLHPGRPGDTARAGLGRTFQIPRLARRLTVFQNLLAGARDQPGEQLFSLFFRPRRVADAERSIEKRAHAILKRIGLAAKLNTLAGELSGGQQKLLTMGMLLMSDCKVLLLDEPAAGVNPALIEEQILLLQSLRDEGRAILLVEHNMGMISRLCDSVCVLDSGIKIAHGDPETVQRDPRVIASYLSMQPEQAPAKSQEAHQ; translated from the coding sequence ATGTCGCTGAAGATTAAGAACCTCACCGTCCGCTTTGGCGGACAAACCGCCGTCGATGATGTTTCGCTGGATGTCCCTGCTGGCCAAATCACCGGCCTCGTAGGCCCCAACGGGTCAGGTAAATCTACAGTAATGAACGCAGCTACCGGGGTGCTGGTGCCTGACCGCGGCAGCATCCACATCAAAGACAAACTGCTGCACCCGGGTCGCCCAGGCGATACCGCCAGAGCTGGCCTTGGCCGAACCTTTCAAATTCCGCGTCTCGCCCGCCGCCTCACGGTATTTCAGAATCTGCTGGCGGGTGCGCGCGACCAACCGGGCGAACAGCTGTTCAGCCTATTCTTCCGGCCCCGCCGCGTCGCGGATGCCGAACGCTCCATTGAAAAACGCGCCCATGCCATCCTCAAGCGCATCGGCCTTGCGGCAAAACTGAACACCCTCGCCGGCGAATTGTCTGGTGGGCAGCAAAAGCTGTTGACCATGGGGATGCTGTTGATGAGCGATTGCAAGGTTTTGCTTCTTGATGAGCCCGCCGCCGGGGTCAATCCCGCTTTGATCGAAGAGCAGATCCTTCTCTTGCAATCGCTGCGCGATGAGGGGCGGGCGATCCTGCTGGTAGAACACAACATGGGCATGATCTCGCGGCTATGCGACAGCGTTTGTGTGCTGGATTCAGGAATAAAGATCGCTCATGGCGATCCCGAAACGGTGCAGCGCGATCCTCGCGTTATTGCGTCCTATCTTAGCATGCAGCCCGAACAGGCACCTGCCAAGAGTCAGGAGGCCCACCAATGA